The Qingrenia yutianensis genome has a window encoding:
- a CDS encoding MobC family plasmid mobilization relaxosome protein, producing MDRNTAVLVRLSPKEKEHLKAQAAACALKMEPYIRKLIMGSVIRPRPPDEYVKLLREINAIGNNINQIAHIANAEQRISEDKIETVLQMQNDIMRLVRSVR from the coding sequence ATGGATAGAAATACTGCTGTATTGGTGCGTCTTTCCCCAAAAGAGAAAGAACACTTGAAAGCACAAGCTGCTGCTTGTGCCTTAAAAATGGAGCCATATATTCGCAAGCTGATTATGGGTAGTGTTATTCGCCCCCGTCCGCCCGATGAATATGTAAAACTGCTTCGTGAGATAAACGCTATCGGAAACAACATAAATCAGATAGCACATATCGCAAATGCAGAGCAGCGTATCTCGGAGGATAAAATTGAAACCGTGCTGCAAATGCAAAATGATATTATGCGGCTTGTGAGGAGCGTCCGATAA